From a single Camelus bactrianus isolate YW-2024 breed Bactrian camel chromosome 11, ASM4877302v1, whole genome shotgun sequence genomic region:
- the LOC141579172 gene encoding melanopsin translates to MNPPSGPRVPPGPAQEPSCMATPASPSRWESSRSSASSLDHPPPISPTAARAQAAAWVPFPTVDVPDHAHYTLGTVILLVGLTGMLGNLTVIYTFCRSRGLRTPANIFIINLAVSDFLMSFTQAPVFFASSLYKQWLFGEAGCEFYAFCGALFGITSMITLTAIALDRYLVITRPLATVGMVSKRRAALVLLGVWLYALAWSLPPFFGWSAYVPEGLLTSCSWDYMSFTPSVRAYTMLLFCFVFFLPLLVIVYCYIFIFKAIRETGRSLQTFRACEGGGECPRQRQRLQNEWKMAKIELLVILLFVLSWAPYSTVALLGFAGYAHVLTPYMNSVPAVIAKASAIYNPIIYAITHPKYRMAIAQHLPCLGVLLGVSGQRTGPYTSYRSTHRSTLSSQASDLSWISGRRRQASLGSESEVGWTDTEATAAWGAAHQVSGWSPCGQGLEDVEAKGPPRPQGQEAEALRKTKGLLPSLDPRM, encoded by the exons ATGAACCCTCCTTCGGGGCCGAGAGTCCCGCCGGGCCCAGCCCAGGAGCCCAGCTGCATGgccaccccagcctcccccagcagGTGGGAGAGCTCCCGGAGCAGCGCCTCCAGCCTGGACCACCCTCCGCCCATCAGCCCCACG GCCGCCAGGGCTCAGGCTGCTGCCTGGGTCCCCTTCCCCACGGTCGATGTTCCAGACCACGCCCACTACACCCTGGGCACTGTGATCCTGCTGGTGGGGCTCACGGGGATGCTGGGCAATCTGACGGTCATCTATACCTTCTGCAG GAGCAGAGGCCTCAGGACACCTGCCAACATCTTCATTATCAACCTCGCAGTCAGCGACTTCCTCATGTCCTTCACCCAGGCCCCCGTCTTCTTCGCCAGCAGCCTCTATAAGCAGTGGCTCTTTGGGGAAGCAG GCTGTGAATTCTATGCCTTCTGTGGGGCTCTCTTTGGCATCACCTCCATGATTACCCTGACGGCCATCGCCCTGGACCGCTACCTGGTGATCACGCGCCCACTGGCCACCGTCGGGATGGTGTCCAAGAGGCGGGCGGCGCTTGTCCTGCTGGGCGTCTGGCTCTATGCCCTGGCTTGGAGTCTGCCACCCTTCTTTGGCTGGA GTGCCTACGTGCCCGAGGGGCTGCTGACCTCTTGCTCCTGGGACTACATGAGCTTCACGCCGTCAGTGCGCGCCTACACCATGCTGCTCTTCTGCTTCGTGTTCTTCCTGCCCCTGCTCGTCATCGTCTACTGCTACATCTTCATCTTCAAGGCCATCCGGGAGACAGGCCG ATCTCTCCAGACATTCAGGGCCTGCGAGGGCGGCGGTGAGTGCCCCCGGCAACGGCAGCGGCTgcaaaatgaatggaaaatggCCAAGATCGAGCTGCTGGTCATCCTTCTCTTTGTGCTCTCCTGGGCCCCCTACTCCACTGTGGCCCTGCTGGGCTTTGCTGG GTACGCACATGTCCTGACGCCCTACATGAACTCGGTGCCAGCTGTCATCGCCAAGGCCTCTGCCATCTACAACCCCATCATCTACGCCATCACGCACCCCAAGTACAG AATGGCCATCGCCCAGCACCTGCCCTGCCTGGGGGTGCTGCTGGGCGTGTCGGGTCAGCGCACTGGCCCGTACACCAGCTACCGCTCCACCCACCGCTCCACACTGAGCAGCCAGGCCTCGGACCTCAGCTGGATCTCTGGACGGAGGCGTCAGGCATCCCTGGGTTCTGAGAGCGAGGTG GGCTGGACGGACACGGAGGCCACTGCTGCTTGGGGGGCTGCCCATCAAGTGAGTGGATGGTCCCCCTGCGGTCAGGGCCTGGAGGATGTGGAAGCCAAGGgccctcccaggccccaggggcAGGAAGCAGAGGCTCTCAGGAAG ACCAAAGGGCTGCtccccagcctggaccccaggaTGTAG